The following are encoded together in the Archocentrus centrarchus isolate MPI-CPG fArcCen1 chromosome 23, fArcCen1, whole genome shotgun sequence genome:
- the LOC115773723 gene encoding uncharacterized protein LOC115773723, whose protein sequence is METLDSYKPKEMSGEKAALDCWNFQVDLKYLEEILYPCLSTVPYKEWMSFDTNGSGSELVVLLLEMCDLLINTVSNLVLEIVGPLAFTSGNDHSCGDNVTVQGGCSHFKVMEKNIEACFGSSLNQYFVESLDIAEGSCDTLDELVRLFSAEITKKVNSALAEVTGSTLSLNTCDSLKAESTLQIVGTIGKLFKDVFKVRVESCDELVCPRCNSQKCCCFDSEDAENVEEDSTEISETSNRRSEMLELLDDLNPEKEPQLSDCSESNDVISTHAIGTFSSCPPHPEHLRNKTYLTVILAKLVDHIATKTRTSLGIVDLDQLVYNVTELAEGLLDFTALQSIDSLHISVYKSLCQKFRSKYVLQAAMESDDEAFDLAVSVTLISQLEKYKTSKKRWNAFNPENLSVVFESPTPEPHREESSGKGSPVFESPTPEPHREERSKQTKPSPPKRSLCRTLRKKFSRWASNVVNFFKRSGQ, encoded by the exons ATGGAAACCTTGGATTCATACAAACCAAAGGAG ATGTCAGGAGAAAAGGCAGCACTGGATTGCTGGAATTTTCAGGTGGACCTGAAATACCTTGAGGAAATCCTGTACCCCTGTCTGAGTACTGTTCCATACAA agagTGGATGTCTTTCGATACCAATGGCAGTGGATCAGAACTTGTCGTTCTGCTGTTGGAAATGTGCGACTTACTTATAAATACCGTTAGCAACTTGGTCCTGGAGATTGTAGGGCCTCTGGCTTTTACCTCGGGCAACGATCATTCATGTGGCGATAATGTAACTGTGCAGGGTGGGTGCAGTCATTTCAAAGTGATGGAGAAGAATATCGAGGCCTGCTTTGGAAGCAGCCTTAACCAGTATTTTGTTGAATCCCTGGACATAGCAGAGGGAAGCTGCGACACCTTGGATGAATTAGTGAGACTGTTTTCAGCAGAGATTACTAAAAAAGTAAACTCAGCACTGGCTGAAGTCACAGGGTCAACTCTTTCCCTGAACACATGTGACTCGCTGAAAGCAGAATCTACTTTACAAATTGTGGGTACCATAGGAAAACTGTTTAAAGACGTGTTTAAAGTACGTGTTGAGTCATGTGACGAGCTGGTATGCCCGCGCTGTAACTCCCAGAAGTGTTGCTGTTTTGACTCTGAGGATGCTGAAAACGTTGAGGAGGACAGCACAGAAATCTCAGAAACAAGTAACCGCAGATCAGAGATGTTAGAACTCCTGGATGATTTGAATCCTGAGAAAGAGCCACAGCTTTCTGATTGCTCAGAGTCAAATGATGTCATAAGTACCCACGCGATAGGTACTTTTTCATCATGTCCGCCACATCCTGAGCACCTAAGGAACAAGACCTATCTCACTGTGATTCTTGCAAAGTTAGTTGACCACATTGCTACTAAAACCAGAACATCTTTAGGAATTGTGGATCTCGATCAGTTAGTGTACAATGTAACAGAGTTGGCTGAGGGCCTGCTGGATTTTACTGCCCTACAAAGTATTGACAGCCTGCACATCTCCGTTTACAAAAGTCTGTGCCAGAAATTTAGATCCAAATACGTGCTGCAGGCTGCAATGGAATCAGATGATGAAGCATTTGATTTAGCTGTTTCAGTGACTTTAATATCACAGCTCGAAAAGTACAAGACCTCTAAGAAAAGATGGAATGCTTTCAATCCCGAGAACCTTTCTGTTGTGTTTGAGAGTCCAACACCAGAACCTCACAGAGAAGAAAGCAGTGGAAAAGGTTCTCCTGTGTTTGAGAGTCCAACACCAGAACCTCACAGAGAAGAAaggagcaaacaaacaaagcccTCACCTCCAAAAagatcactgtgcagaaccctcAGGAAGAAGTTTTCACGTTGGGCTTCTAATGTTGTGAATTTTTTTAAGAGGTCTGGACAGTGA
- the LOC115773745 gene encoding acyl-coenzyme A thioesterase 1-like isoform X1, producing MLRSGAAWRCLNHFTVKTGSHGFTFHRALMQVTPPILSVTPNRALVDEKFKVLVENLPPGCPVTVRSLHRSEDEDDWEAYGHYVSDHRGIVSVSEDLSFGGTYTGKEPMALLWSMRPVPGSRPGLRLRKQNVCTPMVVNISVHSGHEGFRDRAPLASAVTERWYMAPGVQRIDINEQGVRGTLFIPPGPGPFPGLLDLWGGGGGLVEYRAALLASHGYVSLALNYLLLNQESANVFTYFETAFNIIKDHPQVIPDRVGILGLSLGSLVALSLVAYSTVIKPRCVVCISCNHFYPPGSTFMSQFADLSSQFSKVRVDEDDNLIWKYAALEFIADPSKTVEVGRINCPMLLVNGCDDQSWPSVETAEEIARMMREVGKEHLLSRLAYPGSGHLIEPPFLPHFRATNFIIRNIKQKVKYLWGGQTKPHSDAQEDSWRKILSFLQLHLCCAPSLKAKL from the exons ATGCTGCGCTCTGGTGCTGCGTGGCGTTGTTtgaaccattttacagtcaaaacggGATCACATGGttttacctttcacag AGCCCTGATGCAGGTCACTCCTCCGATCCTCTCAGTCACCCCGAATCGGGCTCTGGTTGATGAGAAGTTCAAAGTGCTGGTGGAGAATCTTCCTCCGGGATGTCCGGTAACCGTCCGATCCCTCCACCGCTCCGAGGACGAGGATGACTGGGAGGCCTACGGGCACTACGTCAGCGACCACAGAGGCATCGTGTCAG TATCAGAGGATTTGAGTTTTGGAGGCACGTACACGGGAAAAGAGCCCATGGCTTTACTGTGGAGCATGCGGCCCGTCCCGGGCAGCCGCCCTGGCCTCAG GTTAAGGAAGCAGAATGTGTGCACCCCCATGGTGGTCAACATCTCGGTCCACAGTGGACACGAGGGCTTCAGGGACCGGGCCCCTCTGGCCTCAGCAGTCACAGAGAGATGGTACATGGCTCCTGGTGTCCAGAGGATCGATATTAATGAGCAAGGAGTGCGAGGGACTCTGTTTATACCTCCAG GTCCGGGACCCTTCCCTGGGCTGCTGGACCTGTGGGGAGGTGGTGGAGGCCTGGTGGAGTATCGCGCCGCCTTGCTGGCGTCTCATGGTTATGTTTCTCTGGCGCTGAATTATCTCTTGCTTAACCAGGAGTCGGCAAATGTGTTCACATACTTTGAG ACAGCGTTTAATATTATTAAGGACCATCCTCAAGTGATACCAGACAGAGTTGGAATTTTGGGCCTTTCCCTCGGCTCACTCGTGGCTCTCAGCTTGGTGGCCTACAGCACCGTTATCAAG CCTCGTTGTGTTGTTTGCATCAGCTGCAACCACTTTTATCCACCTGGGAGCACATTCATGTCCCAATTTGCAGACCTAAGCAG CCAATTTTCAAAGGTACGTGTGGATGAGGACGACAATCTGATATGGAAATATGCCGCTCTGGAATTTATCGCTGACCCCTCAAAAACTGTAGAA GTAGGAAGAATTAACTGCCCGATGTTGCTGGTTAACGGCTGTGACGATCAGAGCTGGCCTTCGGTTGAGACGGCGGAGGAA ATAGCCAGAATGATGCGTGAAGTTGGAAAAGAACACCTGCTGAGCAGATTAGCATACCCAGGCAGTGGACACCTGATTGAACCGCCGTTCTTGCCTCATTTTAGAGCTACGAACTTCATCATCAGAAACATTAAACAGAAAG tgaaATATCTGTGGGGAGGACAAACCAAACCTCACTCGGACGCTCAGGAGGACTCCTGGAGGAAGATCTTGAGTTTTCTGCAGCTTCACCTGTGCTGCGCCCCGAGTCTCAAAGCAAAGCTGTGA
- the LOC115773745 gene encoding acyl-coenzyme A thioesterase 2, mitochondrial-like isoform X3, producing MLRSGAAWRCLNHFTVKTGSHGFTFHRALMQVTPPILSVTPNRALVDEKFKVLVENLPPGCPVTVRSLHRSEDEDDWEAYGHYVSDHRGIVSVSEDLSFGGTYTGKEPMALLWSMRPVPGSRPGLRLRKQNVCTPMVVNISVHSGHEGFRDRAPLASAVTERWYMAPGVQRIDINEQGVRGTLFIPPGPGPFPGLLDLWGGGGGLVEYRAALLASHGYVSLALNYLLLNQESANVFTYFETAFNIIKDHPQVIPDRVGILGLSLGSLVALSLVAYSTVIKPRCVVCISCNHFYPPGSTFMSQFADLSSQFSKVRVDEDDNLIWKYAALEFIADPSKTVEVGRINCPMLLVNGCDDQSWPSVETAEEVRSHTLDVKNTANLAILI from the exons ATGCTGCGCTCTGGTGCTGCGTGGCGTTGTTtgaaccattttacagtcaaaacggGATCACATGGttttacctttcacag AGCCCTGATGCAGGTCACTCCTCCGATCCTCTCAGTCACCCCGAATCGGGCTCTGGTTGATGAGAAGTTCAAAGTGCTGGTGGAGAATCTTCCTCCGGGATGTCCGGTAACCGTCCGATCCCTCCACCGCTCCGAGGACGAGGATGACTGGGAGGCCTACGGGCACTACGTCAGCGACCACAGAGGCATCGTGTCAG TATCAGAGGATTTGAGTTTTGGAGGCACGTACACGGGAAAAGAGCCCATGGCTTTACTGTGGAGCATGCGGCCCGTCCCGGGCAGCCGCCCTGGCCTCAG GTTAAGGAAGCAGAATGTGTGCACCCCCATGGTGGTCAACATCTCGGTCCACAGTGGACACGAGGGCTTCAGGGACCGGGCCCCTCTGGCCTCAGCAGTCACAGAGAGATGGTACATGGCTCCTGGTGTCCAGAGGATCGATATTAATGAGCAAGGAGTGCGAGGGACTCTGTTTATACCTCCAG GTCCGGGACCCTTCCCTGGGCTGCTGGACCTGTGGGGAGGTGGTGGAGGCCTGGTGGAGTATCGCGCCGCCTTGCTGGCGTCTCATGGTTATGTTTCTCTGGCGCTGAATTATCTCTTGCTTAACCAGGAGTCGGCAAATGTGTTCACATACTTTGAG ACAGCGTTTAATATTATTAAGGACCATCCTCAAGTGATACCAGACAGAGTTGGAATTTTGGGCCTTTCCCTCGGCTCACTCGTGGCTCTCAGCTTGGTGGCCTACAGCACCGTTATCAAG CCTCGTTGTGTTGTTTGCATCAGCTGCAACCACTTTTATCCACCTGGGAGCACATTCATGTCCCAATTTGCAGACCTAAGCAG CCAATTTTCAAAGGTACGTGTGGATGAGGACGACAATCTGATATGGAAATATGCCGCTCTGGAATTTATCGCTGACCCCTCAAAAACTGTAGAA GTAGGAAGAATTAACTGCCCGATGTTGCTGGTTAACGGCTGTGACGATCAGAGCTGGCCTTCGGTTGAGACGGCGGAGGAAGTGaggtcacacacactggatgtCAAGAATACTGCAAATTTAGCAATTCTCATCTGA
- the LOC115773745 gene encoding acyl-coenzyme A thioesterase 1-like isoform X2: protein MQVTPPILSVTPNRALVDEKFKVLVENLPPGCPVTVRSLHRSEDEDDWEAYGHYVSDHRGIVSVSEDLSFGGTYTGKEPMALLWSMRPVPGSRPGLRLRKQNVCTPMVVNISVHSGHEGFRDRAPLASAVTERWYMAPGVQRIDINEQGVRGTLFIPPGPGPFPGLLDLWGGGGGLVEYRAALLASHGYVSLALNYLLLNQESANVFTYFETAFNIIKDHPQVIPDRVGILGLSLGSLVALSLVAYSTVIKPRCVVCISCNHFYPPGSTFMSQFADLSSQFSKVRVDEDDNLIWKYAALEFIADPSKTVEVGRINCPMLLVNGCDDQSWPSVETAEEIARMMREVGKEHLLSRLAYPGSGHLIEPPFLPHFRATNFIIRNIKQKVKYLWGGQTKPHSDAQEDSWRKILSFLQLHLCCAPSLKAKL, encoded by the exons ATGCAGGTCACTCCTCCGATCCTCTCAGTCACCCCGAATCGGGCTCTGGTTGATGAGAAGTTCAAAGTGCTGGTGGAGAATCTTCCTCCGGGATGTCCGGTAACCGTCCGATCCCTCCACCGCTCCGAGGACGAGGATGACTGGGAGGCCTACGGGCACTACGTCAGCGACCACAGAGGCATCGTGTCAG TATCAGAGGATTTGAGTTTTGGAGGCACGTACACGGGAAAAGAGCCCATGGCTTTACTGTGGAGCATGCGGCCCGTCCCGGGCAGCCGCCCTGGCCTCAG GTTAAGGAAGCAGAATGTGTGCACCCCCATGGTGGTCAACATCTCGGTCCACAGTGGACACGAGGGCTTCAGGGACCGGGCCCCTCTGGCCTCAGCAGTCACAGAGAGATGGTACATGGCTCCTGGTGTCCAGAGGATCGATATTAATGAGCAAGGAGTGCGAGGGACTCTGTTTATACCTCCAG GTCCGGGACCCTTCCCTGGGCTGCTGGACCTGTGGGGAGGTGGTGGAGGCCTGGTGGAGTATCGCGCCGCCTTGCTGGCGTCTCATGGTTATGTTTCTCTGGCGCTGAATTATCTCTTGCTTAACCAGGAGTCGGCAAATGTGTTCACATACTTTGAG ACAGCGTTTAATATTATTAAGGACCATCCTCAAGTGATACCAGACAGAGTTGGAATTTTGGGCCTTTCCCTCGGCTCACTCGTGGCTCTCAGCTTGGTGGCCTACAGCACCGTTATCAAG CCTCGTTGTGTTGTTTGCATCAGCTGCAACCACTTTTATCCACCTGGGAGCACATTCATGTCCCAATTTGCAGACCTAAGCAG CCAATTTTCAAAGGTACGTGTGGATGAGGACGACAATCTGATATGGAAATATGCCGCTCTGGAATTTATCGCTGACCCCTCAAAAACTGTAGAA GTAGGAAGAATTAACTGCCCGATGTTGCTGGTTAACGGCTGTGACGATCAGAGCTGGCCTTCGGTTGAGACGGCGGAGGAA ATAGCCAGAATGATGCGTGAAGTTGGAAAAGAACACCTGCTGAGCAGATTAGCATACCCAGGCAGTGGACACCTGATTGAACCGCCGTTCTTGCCTCATTTTAGAGCTACGAACTTCATCATCAGAAACATTAAACAGAAAG tgaaATATCTGTGGGGAGGACAAACCAAACCTCACTCGGACGCTCAGGAGGACTCCTGGAGGAAGATCTTGAGTTTTCTGCAGCTTCACCTGTGCTGCGCCCCGAGTCTCAAAGCAAAGCTGTGA